Proteins found in one Phalacrocorax carbo chromosome 14, bPhaCar2.1, whole genome shotgun sequence genomic segment:
- the RAE1 gene encoding mRNA export factor RAE1 isoform X1: MSLFGSTSGFGTGGTSMFGSTTADNHNPMKDIEVTSPPDDSISCLAFSPPTLPGNFLIAGSWANDVRCWEVQDNGQTIPKAQQMHTGPVLDGCWSDDGSKVFTASCDKTAKMWDLNSNQAIQIAQHDAPVKTIHWIKAPNYSCVMTGSWDKTLKFWDTRSPTPMMTLQLPERCYCADVVHPMAAVATAERGLIVYQLENQPSEFRRIESPLKHQHRCVAIFKDKVNKPTGFALGSIEGRVAIHYINPPNPAKDNFTFKCHRSNGTNTSAPQDIYAVNGIAFHPVHGTLATVGSDGRFSFWDKDARTKLKTSEQLDQPISACCFNHNGNIFAYASSYDWSKGHEFYNPQKKNYIFLRNAAEELKPRNKK, translated from the exons ATGAGTCTGTTCGGGTCAACATCGGGGTTCGGTACTGGAGGTACCAGCATGTTTGGCAGTACGACTGCAGATAACCATAATCCAATGAAG GATATTGAAGTAACATCTCCACCTGACGACAGCATATCTTGTTTAGCATTTAGTCCGCCAACATTGCCGGGTAATTTCCTCATTGCAGGGTCATGGGCAAATGAT GTTCGCTGCTGGGAAGTTCAAGATAACGGACAGACAATTCCGAAGGCTCAGCAGATGCACACAGGGCCCGTACTGGATGGCTGCTGGAGTGAT GATGGGAGTAAAGTATTTACTGCTTCCTGTGATAAAACTGCCAAAATGTGGGATCTCAACAGTAATCAAGCTATACAGATTGCACAA catgATGCTCCTGTGAAGACCATCCATTGGATTAAAGCACCAAATTATAGCTGTGTGATGACAGGAAGCTGGGATAAAACTTTGAAG TTCTGGGATACCCGTTCACCAACACCTATGATGACACTGCAGCTCCCTGAAAGATGTTACTGTGCAGATGTG GTTCATCCTATGGCTGCTGTGGCCACTGCAGAAAGGGGTTTGATAGTTTATCAGTTAGAGAATCAGCCTTCTGAATTTAGAAGAATAGAATCTCCTCTTAAACACCAG CATCGCTGTGttgctatttttaaagacaaagtgAACAAACCTACTGGATTTGCCCTTGGAAGTATTGAAGGAAGAGTAGCTATTCATTATATCAACCCCCCAAATCC TGCAAAAGataatttcacttttaaatgtCATCGCTCCAATGGAACAAACACATCAGCACCTCAGGATATCTATGCT GTGAATGGGATAGCGTTCCACCCTGTCCATGGTACCCTTGCAACAGTAGGATCTGATGGTAGATTTAGCTTTTGGGATAAAGACGCACGAACGAAGCTAAAAACATCAGAGCAACTTGACCAGCCGATATCTGCTTGTTGTTTCAACCATAATGGCAATATATTTGCATATGCTTCCAGTTACGATTGGTCAAAG ggTCATGAATTTTATaatccacaaaagaaaaactacaTTTTTCTGCGAAATGCAGCAGAAGAGTTAAAGCCTAGGAATAAGAAGTAG
- the RAE1 gene encoding mRNA export factor RAE1 isoform X2, translating into MSLFGSTSGFGTGGTSMFGSTTADNHNPMKDIEVTSPPDDSISCLAFSPPTLPGNFLIAGSWANDVRCWEVQDNGQTIPKAQQMHTGPVLDGCWSDDGSKVFTASCDKTAKMWDLNSNQAIQIAQHDAPVKTIHWIKAPNYSCVMTGSWDKTLKFWDTRSPTPMMTLQLPERCYCADVVHPMAAVATAERGLIVYQLENQPSEFRRIESPLKHQHRCVAIFKDKVNKPTGFALGSIEGRVAIHYINPPNPAKDNFTFKCHRSNGTNTSAPQDIYAVNGIAFHPVHGTLATVGSDGRFSFWDKDARTKLKTSEQLDQPISACCFNHNGNIFAYASSYDWSKGHEFYNPQKKNYIFLRNAAEELKPRNKK; encoded by the exons ATGAGTCTGTTCGGGTCAACATCGGGGTTCGGTACTGGAGGTACCAGCATGTTTGGCAGTACGACTGCAGATAACCATAATCCAATGAAG GATATTGAAGTAACATCTCCACCTGACGACAGCATATCTTGTTTAGCATTTAGTCCGCCAACATTGCCGGGTAATTTCCTCATTGCAGGGTCATGGGCAAATGAT GTTCGCTGCTGGGAAGTTCAAGATAACGGACAGACAATTCCGAAGGCTCAGCAGATGCACACAGGGCCCGTACTGGATGGCTGCTGGAGTGAT GATGGGAGTAAAGTATTTACTGCTTCCTGTGATAAAACTGCCAAAATGTGGGATCTCAACAGTAATCAAGCTATACAGATTGCACAA catgATGCTCCTGTGAAGACCATCCATTGGATTAAAGCACCAAATTATAGCTGTGTGATGACAGGAAGCTGGGATAAAACTTTGAAG TTCTGGGATACCCGTTCACCAACACCTATGATGACACTGCAGCTCCCTGAAAGATGTTACTGTGCAGATGTG GTTCATCCTATGGCTGCTGTGGCCACTGCAGAAAGGGGTTTGATAGTTTATCAGTTAGAGAATCAGCCTTCTGAATTTAGAAGAATAGAATCTCCTCTTAAACACCAG CATCGCTGTGttgctatttttaaagacaaagtgAACAAACCTACTGGATTTGCCCTTGGAAGTATTGAAGGAAGAGTAGCTATTCATTATATCAACCCCCCAAATCC TGCAAAAGataatttcacttttaaatgtCATCGCTCCAATGGAACAAACACATCAGCACCTCAGGATATCTATGCT GTGAATGGGATAGCGTTCCACCCTGTCCATGGTACCCTTGCAACAGTAGGATCTGATGGTAGATTTAGCTTTTGGGATAAAGACGCACGAACGAAGCTAAAAACATCAGAGCAACTTGACCAGCCGATATCTGCTTGTTGTTTCAACCATAATGGCAATATATTTGCATATGCTTCCAGTTACGATTGGTCAAAG ggTCATGAATTTTATaatccacaaaagaaaaactacaTTTTTCTGCGAAATGCAGCAGAAGAGTTAAAGCCTAGGAATAAGAAGTA G